TGTGTGTGTGACCTACAGTGTGGGCGCCACTAAGGGGACTGTTTTGGCACCctttcttttcaccctgtacactgcTGACTTCAGACACAACACAGACAGATGTGTTCTGCAGAAGTTCTCCGATGACCCTGTGATTGTCTGCCAGATCACCGAGGACGGTGATGTGGAGTACAGAGGACTGACACAAAACTGTTGTCAGCAAAACCACCTCCTGATCAACGCGGGGaaaacaaaggagatggtggGGGATTTTCAAAGACGCCAGCCTGCCACTCCTTCACAGGTGAACATCCAGGGAATGGACATTGAGAGAATTGGCTCTTATgaatacctgggtgttcacctgaacaataaactggactggtctcACAACACAGATGCACTGTTCAGGAAGGGTCAGAGCAGGCtcgacctcctgaggaggctgcagTCTTTTGGAGTGGACACTCGTGAAGACCTTTTATGACTCTGTGGTGGCACCAGCTTTCCTGTATGGTGTGATCTGTTGGGAGTAGCAGcatcacagagagagagagaggaagaagcTGGACAGGGTGATCAGGAAGTCCAGCTTTGTCCTGGGCTGTCATCTGGACTCAGTGCAGGAGGATCCTGGCAAAACTGAGATCCATGCTGGGCCATGAGTCTCACCCCCTGCAGAACTCTGCTCTGGAGAGCCGCTTCAGTGACGGACAGATCCACCTTCGTTgtgtgaatggtaaatggcctgtatttgatatagcgccttctagagtcatggaacccctcaaggcactttacaacacaatcattcacacacacattcacacactggtggggatgagctacgatgtagccacagctggcctggggcgcactgacagaggcgaggctgctgagcaccggcgccaccagttcctccaaccaccaccagcaggcaatgtgggttaagtgtgttgcccaaggacacaacgacagcgacagactgagtggggctcgaacctgcaaccttccgattacggggcgagcacttcctgtgccaccgtcacttcATGACAAAGGAGTGTGAAGGAGAGATACCACATGTCTTTCATTCCTGCTGCGATTAGACTCTATAAGGAACACTCCTAATATGTAACTCATAAATCTGTGACAACTTATGTATCTGTAGCAATGCCACAACTGTCATCACCATTCAATACATGTGCAATGTTTACAGCAACAATCATTATGTTCAACAACTATCAAACTCTCAATTCAACACTTTTTCTATTCCACGTTACTTACTGAATTCCTTTTGTGTGATAGCTTTTCTGTACTACTATTTTAACTTTACTGTACTTGTGCTGTTGCAATACTGCAATTCCCCCTGAGGGACTAAAAAAAAAGGTATTCTTATTCTTAAAAAgtgctggataccgaccctcGAGGCCCTAACTTGAAAAGCCCTGGCCTACGGTATTACGATCTGTTATGGACCTTCTTGTGTCTTTAATGaagtgattgactgattgatattacgattacaaataaaaaaatatgacGTAAGCCTCAAGTGACATTACTTCCACTGTTCAGAAACTGAAACACTAttacagaaaaaaaacaacaacaaaaaaaaaaaacaatgtgcaTAATATTAAcaccttttatttaaaaaaaaacgcaGCTTATTAAAAAGGGTTTCCAccagaaaaaaattaaatttttACTTTTCCAGCTTCAACATTGCATGCTATGGACTGACAACTTTCCCTGCAGGGCTGAAAACCCGCTCCGATGGTGAACTTGTGGCGCAACTGCTATAGGAGTCTATATTAGAGATTTTTGTCTCCTGAAATTTATATAAGGAAACAtgtcaaaaacagaaaactcCTCACCTTCTCGATATCCCTGCATTACCGTGAACCAATACCTTTCCTGGAGGAGCAAAACAAGACTGCTGATCAAATATTTCACATTGAAATGATGACAAATAGGAACTGTATGTGTCCTTACCCTCTGTGGCTAAACAGCTACCAATAAATTCTTTAGTCTGCAAGAAGGAAATGTAAGAAAAAACATACTAGAACGGAGAATTAAAAGCTAAAACTTTAACTCACCGTAGGAAAAAACCGAATTATATTCTCCACTGGATTGTCTGCAATATCTAAAACAAGGTATCTGCAAGAAAAAGCTTCATAACTCAAGACTTCACATTTAGTATAAGCGTTCTGAGTACGTAAATGTTCAAGGGACAAAAATAACACCTTACCTAAATCTATGAGGAAAATTAGGTTTGATAAAATTGGCTTCAATGTCTTGGCGGATACACACAACATGTGTTATGCCGTGTCTTTCAAGAATTGGCAGCTGGAAACAGATgaattttaaagtaattaattcaTGTAAATTGTGACCGTTTCATATTCAACACAGCTCAAGCAAACATTCGATTTTTAGTTGTTACCTTGCTTTTCATTGCAGCAGAATAGGGGCCTAAGTACAATCCTGGTAAAATCTCCTaaatggattaaaaaaaaaacaaatagcaCAACATCAACAACAACAGGAGGAATGGATGCTACTAGACAACAATAACATACCTGCATTTCTCGCCTCATTGGATAAGCCCAGTCctgtgaaaaaacaaaaaaaaaacaaaacaaaacaaaaaaccaaaTCAAAAGTTTAAGGAAATGTTAAGGTAAGTTTACTTGTGTACATACGTGGCTAACGCTAGGCATCTTCTTGGTTTTAGCTACATGattaaatattttaatatttattaaaTAAAGAGAAGATGAGTTTTACACATGACTAGTTTGTGTTAAGTTCATATATCCTCACACTGAATGCCTTGTAATCTAAACGTTTCACAATAATGCCGGAGAGTATGTTAGCTAAAATTAGCGTGTCGGCTCCAGTTTCATGTTTTCTCCTCACCAGCAGCTCCTCCTTGGAGGAAGGAAGATCCGGGAACTGGAGTTTGATTTCCTCGTCCATTCTGCTGTGAGTTCGGGCTCTGCTGGCCCGGTTTCACGCGCGGCAAAGATGGTTCTAGCGACGGGGTTAGCTGGATAATCGGTGTAACTTGTTTGGAGGCTCCACATGCATGTCCGCCATA
This genomic window from Nothobranchius furzeri strain GRZ-AD chromosome 9, NfurGRZ-RIMD1, whole genome shotgun sequence contains:
- the styx gene encoding serine/threonine/tyrosine-interacting protein, producing MDEEIKLQFPDLPSSKEELLDWAYPMRREMQEILPGLYLGPYSAAMKSKLPILERHGITHVVCIRQDIEANFIKPNFPHRFRYLVLDIADNPVENIIRFFPTTKEFIGSCLATEGKVLVHGNAGISRSAALVIAYLMETFGMKYRDAFSYVQERRFCINPNVGFVHQLQEYEAIYLAKLTIEMMSPMQLGRSFSLQAGMPGSRKRSLEEDEDFGPTQVTATQNG